The genomic DNA CCTCGTCGATCAGGCAGTAGTCCGCCAGCTCCGCCACGGCCAGCCGCGCCAGTTCCTGGTACCCGGCCTGGCGCACGAAGGCCGCGCTCAGCAGCGTGCCTACGTCGGCCAGGAACGCGGCCCGGCGCGTCGCCATCTCGGCCGCGGCGCGCGCCTCGCGCTCGCGCTCCAGCAGTGCCGCGCGGGCCCGCTCCTGCGCCTTGCGCTCGCTGATGTCGTGGTAGATGCCCCAGGTGCCCACGCGCTGCCCGCGCGCGAACACCGGCGCGCCCGTGATGTGCACGTCGGTGACGCTTCCGTCCTTGCGCCGACGGACGGTTTCCGCCTGGGTGCGGGCGCCCGAGGCAACCTGCGCCGTGATCTGGGCACCCTCGCCGCGCAGGTGGTCCGGGACGATCAGGTCGTTGATCTGCCGGCCCCGCGCCTCGTCCGCCGGGTAGCCGAAGAGGCGGCTCCACTCGGGGTTCACGTCCAGCACCTGCTCCGACTCGTCCAGCAGCGCAAGCCCCTCGGGCGCGGCATCGAACAGCTGCTCCAGGAACGCGCGCTGCAGCGCTAGCGCGCCCTCCCGCCGCTCCGTTTCGCCCACGTCGCGGAGGACGAGGAGCCGCCCGTTCACCCGCCCGCGCGCATCGTGAAGCGTCGTCACGCTCACGTCCACGAGGTGCGCGCCCTCGCCCGTCCCCACCTCCACCCGGACCGGCGCGGCACCCACCTCGGGGTCCATCGCCCCGCCCAGCGCCGCCAGGACCTCCGCCGCGGGCCGCCCCACGAGGTCCGCCTCGCCTAAGGATAGAATGCGCCGCGCCGCGGGGTTCACGTCCAGCAGGCGGCCGGACTCGTCCAGCACCACCACGCCGTCGGGCATCTCTTCGACCAGCGCCGCGCGGGCCACGGGCACCAGGTCCAGCAGGCGCAGGCGGAAGATGGCCCAGAAGAAGACGGCGCCGCTCAGGGTGAAGAGCACGGGCATGGGGTTGGCCGGGAACCGTACCCATCCCGCCACGTGAAGCACGTTGCCGATCCACGGCACGGCCGCCGCCACCACG from Longimicrobium sp. includes the following:
- a CDS encoding histidine kinase N-terminal 7TM domain-containing protein, yielding MAWQSTPEFIPLLVSAMVCAALGAFAWRHRRVPAAGGFVLLMASSAWWSLAYAFYRANASFQGKALLAVLTQAGAIVVAVAWAVFALQFTGRDAWLRRWWMALSAIPALTLVMVATNPVHHAFWTRFALVERGGRAAIDSVPAWGFWLHVLYSWGLMWLAVGVVSLRALRSAHLYRRQAWAIVVAAAVPWIGNVLHVAGWVRFPANPMPVLFTLSGAVFFWAIFRLRLLDLVPVARAALVEEMPDGVVVLDESGRLLDVNPAARRILSLGEADLVGRPAAEVLAALGGAMDPEVGAAPVRVEVGTGEGAHLVDVSVTTLHDARGRVNGRLLVLRDVGETERREGALALQRAFLEQLFDAAPEGLALLDESEQVLDVNPEWSRLFGYPADEARGRQINDLIVPDHLRGEGAQITAQVASGARTQAETVRRRKDGSVTDVHITGAPVFARGQRVGTWGIYHDISERKAQERARAALLEREREARAAAEMATRRAAFLADVGTLLSAAFVRQAGYQELARLAVAELADYCLIDE